One window of Dermacentor andersoni chromosome 7, qqDerAnde1_hic_scaffold, whole genome shotgun sequence genomic DNA carries:
- the LOC129385661 gene encoding uncharacterized protein has translation MTSVVGDYAAMLSERDRQRYEIKTKAIGMDPFTMRASDCIKDIGLWPCVDSSDIHEFLVLRTSFTTRKQLKARKALEAHNFVTSGWVHEPSVKVVSADTIIIITKVNHSQSLNQAPLTVWVLAKSDRDINAAHCTCMAGNGEACAHVAAVLFFLAYGVRGRQERSCTDIANAWLPAHVRKVEVRPVAAMDFASSALKKCWLDCEGTSVCAASVTARTKAPAPTKEEWNSFFGHLLNSGHRPVVVSTDPTYSDMYVPAARACNGADLRRLYDRSAQSLSYDQLARHCSVVYSKLQISDDAVSSIEARTRQQSMSTRWFAYRAGRITASTLYDVCHTRLEVPSISLLKRICYPHENKASSPALRYGRQNESNALGEYKLTATKSHQQVQFKEAGLLVSQAHIYLGATPHMLVQCACCGEGLVEVKCPWKVRDGNISDLLCDANSCVVQSDGALELKSNHRYYYPVQLQMFVWQRTYCDFVLWNKNGMNVQRVKADFSFVVPLLKTGEKFSARCFCLSW, from the exons ATGACTTCAGTTGTTGGAGACTATGCAGCAATGTTATCTGAACGTGACAGACAACGTTACGAGATCAAGACAAAAGCGATTGGCATGGACCCTTTTACGATGCGTGCAAGCGACTGCATCAAAGACATTGGCTTGTGGCCGTGCGTAGATAGCTCAGACATCCACGAATTCTTGGTTCTGAGGACCAGCTTCACGACGCGTAAGCAGTTGAAGGCACGGAAGGCGCTGGAGGCCCACAATTTTGTGACTAGCGGCTGGGTGCACGAGCCGTCTGTGAAGGTGGTGTCTGCCGATACCATAATCATCATAACAAAG GTAAACCACTCGCAGAGCCTCAACCAGGCTCCGCTAACGGTGTGGGTGTTGGCCAAGAGCGACCGCGACATTAACGCTGCGCACTGCACTTGCATGGCAGGGAACGGCGAGGCCTGCGCTCATGTTGCcgccgttctttttttcctcgcgtACGGTGTGCGTGGACGGCAAGAACGGTCTTGCACTGACATCGCGAATGCCTGGCTTCCAGCCCACGTACGAAAAGTGGAAGTGCGGCCCGTTGCTGCCATGGATTTCGCGTCGAGTGCGCTGAAGAAATGTTGGCTCGATTGTGAAGGAACTTCAGTTTGTGCAGCCAGTGTGACCGCGCGTACTAAGGCCCCTGCTCCAACGAAAGAAGAGTGGAACAGCTTCTTTGGCCATCTTTTAAACTCCGGACATCGGCCAGTCGTGGTGAGCACGGACCCCACGTACAGCGACATGTATGTGCCTGCGGCAAGAGCCTGCAATGGTGCAGACTTGCGTCGACTGTACGACCGCAGTGCACAGAGCTTGTCTTATGACCAGCTGGCACGACACTGCAGTGTTGTTTACAGTAAGCTGCAGATTAGTGACGATGCAGTCAGCAGCATCGAGGCAAGGACTAGGCAACAGTCGATGAGTACTCGATGGTTTGCATACAGGGCTGGCCGTATCACAGCGTCCACATTGTAcgacgtctgtcatacaagactGGAGGTGCCTTCAATAAGCTTACTGAAGCGCATTTGCTACCCGCATGAAAATAAGGCGTCATCGCCTGCTCTTAGGTACGGCAGGCAAAACGAATCAAATGCACTCGGCGAATACAAACTGACTGCCACAAAGTCACACCAGCAGGTACAGTTTAAGGAGGCAGGGCTGCTAGTTTCACAAGCCCACATTTACCTTGGTGCCACTCCCCACATGCTGGTACAATGTGCATGCTGTGGTGAGGGCCTAGTTGAAGTTAAGTGCCCCTGGAAAGTCAGGGATGGGAACATAAGTGACCTCCTGTGTGACGCTAACAGCTGTGTCGTCCAATCTGATGGTGCACTTGAGCTGAAAAGTAATCACCGGTACTATTACCCAGTTCAGCTCCAAATGTTTGTGTGGCAGAGAACTTACTGTGACTTTGTGTTGTGGAACAAGAATGGAATGAATGTGCAAAGAGTGAAGGcggatttttcttttgttgtaccTTTATTGAAAACAGGAGAGAAATTTTCTGCAAGGTGCTTCTGCTTGAGCTGGTAG